The following coding sequences are from one Fibrobacter sp. UBA4297 window:
- the carB gene encoding carbamoyl-phosphate synthase large subunit produces MPKRTDIKKIMLIGSGPIVIGQGCEFDYSGVQACKVLRREGYEVVLVNSNPATIMTDPEMADRTYIEPLSVDILHEIIRRERPDALLPTLGGQTALNLAMELNERGILDRYQVELIGAKAQSIQRAEDRHLFKEAMLKIGLDLPRSGSAHSMSEATAIAHTIGSWPLIIRPGFTLGGTGGGIAHNEEEFETIVNRGLDASLNNEVLIEESLLGWKEFEMEVMRDKKGNAVIVCSIENLDPMGVHTGDSITVAPIQSLDDRAYQAMRDDSLKVMEAIGVETGGSNVQWAIEPKTGRRIIIEMNPRVSRSSALASKATGFPIAKIAALLAVGYTLDELRNDITQTTPSCFEPALDYVVVKVPRFTFEKFPKADSTLGTQMKSVGEAMAIGTNFKQAMQKALRSLETGFGGFGACAKCEKFKEYDDETLAKEVARPSAERIFVLHEALRRKWGVEKLYELTKIDRYFLRHLEELACFEDEITAAGSLENLAKDKALFRQAKEFGFSDIQIGYLFHKTPEEVMAVRKQIGLVPSYYSVDTCAGEFEAITPYYYSCYADNTEPVREIPGHQSKKRIMVLGGGPNRIGQGIEFDYCCCHAAFTLRKHGFEVIMVNSNPETVSTDYDTSDKLYFEPLTLEDVMGIYEREKCAGVIVQFGGQTPLNLAMRLKKAGANVIGTSPEDIDLAEDRDFFKQLVTKIGIKQAESGIAHNVEEALAIVDKIGYPVLVRPSFVLGGRGMVIVYKEKYLRKFVEEAAAIGEGKPILIDRFLEDATELDVDCISDGKHTVIGAIMEHVEPAGIHSGDSASVIPPMTLSKEIQDKVREFAKEFAKELHVVGLMNMQLAVKDGELYMIEVNPRASRTVPFVSKSIGVPLASYATRCMTGESLEQIGFTEEVHVPYVSVKEAVFPFVKFPGVDITLSPEMKSTGEVMSIDRDRGLAYLKSQLASGNKVPSQGNIFVSLKDEDKQKAVPLIRQLVNLGYELYATRGTSTMLYNEGIKTRAVFRISRGRPNLLDLIHDKEVQWIVNTTETGAEAMVDEIQMRSKAVVSGIPITTTIAALTSTVEGLMDKHDFGRFEVCSLQEYHRHVKK; encoded by the coding sequence ATGCCTAAGCGTACCGACATCAAGAAGATTATGCTCATTGGTTCTGGCCCGATCGTGATTGGCCAGGGCTGCGAATTCGACTACTCCGGCGTGCAGGCCTGCAAGGTGCTGCGCCGCGAAGGCTACGAAGTGGTGCTGGTGAACTCTAACCCGGCCACCATCATGACCGACCCCGAGATGGCCGACCGCACCTACATCGAACCGCTGAGTGTCGATATTCTGCACGAAATCATCCGCCGCGAACGCCCCGATGCATTGCTCCCCACACTCGGTGGCCAGACGGCTTTGAACCTCGCGATGGAACTGAACGAGCGCGGCATTTTGGACCGCTACCAGGTGGAACTCATCGGCGCAAAGGCGCAGTCCATCCAGCGCGCCGAAGACCGCCACTTGTTCAAGGAAGCCATGCTCAAGATTGGGCTGGACCTCCCGCGCTCCGGTTCTGCACACTCCATGAGCGAAGCGACCGCTATCGCCCACACCATCGGCAGCTGGCCGCTGATTATCCGTCCGGGCTTCACCCTCGGTGGTACCGGCGGCGGCATCGCCCACAACGAAGAAGAATTCGAGACCATCGTGAACCGCGGTCTCGACGCCTCGCTCAACAACGAAGTCCTTATCGAAGAATCGCTCCTCGGCTGGAAAGAATTCGAAATGGAAGTCATGCGCGACAAGAAGGGCAATGCCGTTATCGTGTGCTCCATTGAAAACCTCGACCCCATGGGCGTGCACACCGGCGACTCCATTACGGTCGCCCCGATCCAGAGCCTTGATGACCGCGCCTACCAGGCCATGCGTGACGACTCCCTGAAGGTTATGGAAGCCATCGGCGTGGAAACCGGCGGATCCAACGTGCAGTGGGCTATTGAACCCAAGACCGGCCGCCGCATCATCATCGAAATGAACCCCCGCGTGAGCCGTTCTTCGGCGCTCGCCTCCAAGGCAACGGGCTTCCCCATCGCAAAGATTGCGGCCCTCCTCGCCGTGGGCTACACCCTCGACGAACTCCGCAACGACATTACGCAAACAACCCCGAGCTGCTTTGAACCGGCTCTCGACTACGTTGTCGTGAAGGTTCCGCGTTTCACGTTCGAAAAGTTCCCGAAGGCAGATTCCACGCTCGGCACCCAGATGAAGTCTGTGGGTGAAGCCATGGCCATCGGTACGAACTTCAAGCAGGCCATGCAGAAGGCTCTCCGCTCTCTCGAAACGGGATTCGGCGGATTCGGAGCCTGCGCCAAGTGCGAAAAGTTCAAGGAATACGACGACGAAACGCTCGCCAAGGAAGTCGCTCGCCCGAGTGCCGAACGCATCTTCGTGCTGCACGAAGCACTGCGCCGCAAGTGGGGCGTTGAGAAGTTGTACGAGCTCACGAAAATTGACCGCTATTTCCTCCGCCACCTCGAAGAACTCGCCTGCTTCGAAGACGAAATCACGGCAGCAGGTTCTCTCGAAAACCTCGCCAAGGATAAGGCTCTCTTCCGCCAGGCTAAGGAATTCGGCTTCAGCGATATCCAGATCGGTTACCTCTTCCACAAGACTCCAGAAGAAGTCATGGCAGTGCGTAAGCAGATTGGCCTCGTCCCGAGCTACTACTCCGTCGATACTTGCGCTGGCGAATTTGAAGCCATCACTCCTTACTACTATAGCTGCTACGCCGACAATACCGAACCGGTCCGCGAAATTCCGGGTCACCAGAGCAAAAAGCGCATCATGGTGCTCGGTGGCGGTCCGAACAGAATCGGCCAAGGCATTGAATTTGACTACTGCTGCTGCCACGCTGCATTCACGCTCCGCAAGCACGGCTTCGAAGTCATCATGGTGAACTCTAACCCCGAAACGGTTTCTACCGACTACGATACTTCGGACAAGCTCTACTTTGAACCGCTTACGCTCGAAGACGTGATGGGCATTTACGAACGCGAAAAGTGCGCGGGCGTGATCGTTCAGTTCGGTGGTCAGACTCCGCTGAACCTTGCTATGCGTCTCAAGAAGGCAGGTGCAAATGTCATCGGTACAAGCCCCGAAGACATCGACCTCGCCGAAGACCGCGACTTCTTCAAGCAGCTCGTCACCAAGATTGGCATCAAGCAGGCTGAAAGCGGCATTGCACACAACGTCGAAGAAGCCCTCGCCATTGTCGACAAAATCGGTTACCCGGTTCTCGTGCGCCCGAGCTTCGTTCTCGGTGGCCGCGGCATGGTGATTGTCTACAAGGAAAAGTACCTCCGCAAGTTCGTGGAAGAAGCAGCCGCCATTGGCGAAGGCAAGCCGATCCTCATCGACCGCTTCCTCGAAGACGCAACCGAACTCGATGTGGACTGCATCAGCGACGGCAAGCACACTGTTATCGGCGCCATCATGGAACACGTGGAACCCGCAGGCATCCACTCCGGTGACTCCGCTAGCGTTATCCCGCCGATGACCCTCTCCAAGGAAATTCAGGACAAGGTCCGTGAATTCGCCAAGGAATTTGCCAAGGAACTCCATGTCGTTGGTCTCATGAACATGCAGCTCGCAGTCAAGGATGGCGAACTCTACATGATCGAAGTGAACCCGCGTGCATCCCGCACCGTGCCGTTCGTTTCCAAGTCCATCGGCGTCCCGCTCGCAAGCTATGCAACACGCTGCATGACCGGCGAATCTCTCGAACAGATAGGATTCACTGAAGAAGTCCATGTGCCTTACGTGAGCGTCAAGGAAGCTGTCTTCCCGTTCGTCAAGTTCCCGGGTGTCGATATCACGCTTTCTCCGGAAATGAAATCCACCGGCGAAGTCATGAGCATCGATCGCGACCGCGGTCTTGCCTACCTCAAGAGCCAGCTGGCATCGGGCAACAAGGTCCCGAGCCAGGGCAACATCTTCGTCTCGCTCAAGGACGAAGACAAGCAGAAGGCCGTCCCGCTCATTCGACAACTCGTGAACCTCGGATACGAACTGTACGCCACCCGCGGCACCTCTACGATGCTCTACAACGAAGGCATCAAGACCCGCGCCGTGTTCCGCATCTCACGTGGCCGCCCGAACCTGCTCGACCTTATCCACGATAAGGAAGTGCAGTGGATCGTGAACACCACCGAAACCGGCGCCGAAGCCATGGTCGACGAAATCCAGATGCGCTCCAAGGCCGTTGTCTCGGGCATTCCTATCACGACGACCATCGCCGCCCTCACCTCCACTGTCGAAGGCCTCATGGACAAGCACGACTTCGGAAGATTCGAAGTCTGCAGTTTGCAGGAGTACCATAGGCATGTGAAGAAGTAA
- the carA gene encoding glutamine-hydrolyzing carbamoyl-phosphate synthase small subunit: MNEKFQWKAKRERKAFIALADGAVFHGYAFGEKKDTVGEAVFNTGMAGYKQILTDPSYAGQFVVFTTAEVGAYATNFEKSESRQIFLNGIVVNSLDWVSKELNEESLHDYMLAQKKAGIAGVDTRALTLHLREHGAQKAYLHVEDTEMTEAEAIAKAKAWEGLDGQDYASKVSDPNGYEFNDEGKYHIVALDFGIKTNILRNLAAQDMRITVMPIGTSYEMIMEQKPDGVFLSNGPADPNSLPQVYNMVKQLLGKIPLMGICLGNQLLGLALGAKVSKLKFGHHGCNHPVKNLLTGAVEITSQNHNYAIDETSLPADVEVTHINLNDNTVEGIRHKKFPAFSVQYHPESAPGPNDSMYLFEEFKKMIEAFKGGKNA, encoded by the coding sequence ATGAACGAAAAATTTCAATGGAAAGCAAAGCGCGAGCGCAAAGCGTTCATCGCCTTGGCTGACGGAGCCGTATTCCACGGTTACGCCTTTGGCGAAAAGAAAGACACCGTCGGCGAAGCCGTGTTCAATACCGGTATGGCTGGCTACAAGCAGATTTTAACCGACCCGTCTTACGCCGGTCAGTTCGTGGTTTTCACCACGGCCGAAGTTGGCGCTTACGCTACGAACTTTGAAAAGTCCGAATCCCGTCAGATTTTCTTGAACGGCATTGTCGTGAACTCACTCGACTGGGTTTCCAAGGAACTGAACGAAGAATCGCTTCATGATTACATGCTCGCCCAGAAAAAGGCAGGCATTGCAGGCGTCGATACTCGCGCCCTCACGCTCCACCTCCGCGAACACGGTGCCCAGAAGGCTTACCTCCACGTCGAAGACACGGAAATGACCGAAGCCGAAGCTATCGCAAAGGCAAAGGCTTGGGAAGGCCTCGACGGTCAGGATTATGCGAGCAAGGTGAGTGACCCGAACGGCTACGAATTCAACGATGAAGGCAAGTACCACATTGTCGCCCTCGATTTCGGTATCAAGACGAACATCTTGAGAAACCTCGCCGCCCAGGACATGCGCATCACGGTTATGCCGATTGGCACGAGCTACGAAATGATCATGGAACAAAAGCCGGATGGCGTGTTCCTCTCGAACGGCCCCGCCGACCCAAACTCCTTACCGCAAGTTTACAACATGGTCAAACAGCTCCTCGGCAAGATTCCTCTCATGGGAATTTGCCTGGGTAACCAACTCCTCGGCCTTGCTCTCGGTGCTAAAGTTTCCAAGCTCAAGTTCGGCCACCACGGCTGCAACCATCCTGTCAAGAACCTCTTGACAGGCGCTGTCGAAATCACGTCGCAAAACCACAACTACGCCATTGACGAAACGTCTCTCCCCGCCGATGTCGAAGTCACGCACATCAACCTGAACGACAACACGGTCGAAGGCATCCGCCACAAAAAATTCCCGGCATTCAGCGTGCAGTACCATCCGGAATCTGCTCCGGGACCAAACGATTCCATGTACTTGTTCGAAGAATTCAAGAAGATGATTGAAGCTTTCAAGGGAGGCAAGAATGCCTAA
- a CDS encoding putative DNA modification/repair radical SAM protein: MDLRDKLNILGDAAKYDVSCSSSGSKRNSPKGGMGCGHSSGICHTWSADGRCISLLKVLFSNACKYDCAYCVNRRSNDIPRATFTPKELINLTLEFYRRNYIEGLFLSSAVIGTPDYTMELLIKVAKELRLVHHFGGYIHLKAIPGASSRLLFEAGLYADRSSVNIEIPSDKQLQYLAPEKNFASIYRPMNFLAERKLEYKTDKSKYSPKFLPAGQSTQMIVGASGETDFQILTLSAGFYKQQQMKRVYFSGYVPINADKRLPVITTKPPLLREHRLYQADWLMRFYKFEYNEILDEKNPFLDPDLDPKVMWALRHPECFPVDLQTADYEMILRVPGIGVRSAQLIVSGRRYSKIRFEHLKKMGVVLKRAKYFIYDSDVPRELHKLYPEMIRPLLIAGKPKNDQLDLFDTMPAALPQPKAAPYTNALSIANN, from the coding sequence ATGGATTTACGCGATAAACTGAACATTCTAGGCGACGCCGCCAAGTACGATGTTTCGTGCTCGTCGAGCGGTTCCAAGCGCAATTCGCCAAAAGGCGGAATGGGGTGCGGGCATAGCTCAGGCATTTGCCATACGTGGAGCGCCGATGGACGCTGCATTTCGCTTTTAAAAGTGCTGTTCAGTAACGCCTGCAAGTACGATTGCGCCTATTGCGTGAACCGACGCAGTAACGACATCCCGCGAGCAACTTTTACGCCCAAAGAACTCATCAACCTTACGTTGGAATTTTACCGCCGTAATTACATTGAAGGGCTTTTCTTGAGTTCGGCCGTAATTGGCACACCTGATTACACAATGGAATTGTTAATTAAGGTGGCTAAGGAATTGCGATTGGTACACCATTTTGGCGGTTACATTCATTTAAAGGCAATTCCTGGCGCAAGTTCTAGACTCTTGTTCGAAGCCGGGCTTTATGCCGACCGCAGCAGCGTGAATATCGAAATCCCTTCGGACAAGCAGTTGCAATACCTTGCACCCGAAAAGAATTTTGCATCCATTTACCGTCCGATGAATTTTTTGGCAGAACGCAAGCTAGAATACAAAACGGACAAGTCCAAGTATTCTCCGAAGTTCTTGCCGGCAGGGCAGAGCACACAGATGATTGTCGGAGCGTCGGGGGAGACCGATTTCCAAATTTTGACGCTCTCGGCAGGCTTTTACAAGCAACAGCAAATGAAGCGTGTTTATTTCTCGGGGTATGTTCCCATAAATGCGGATAAGCGCTTGCCTGTAATCACCACAAAACCGCCGCTTTTACGCGAACACCGGCTTTATCAGGCCGACTGGCTCATGCGCTTTTACAAGTTCGAGTACAACGAGATTCTCGACGAGAAAAATCCATTCCTGGACCCGGATTTGGATCCGAAAGTGATGTGGGCACTCCGCCATCCGGAATGCTTCCCGGTCGATTTGCAAACTGCCGATTACGAGATGATTTTGCGCGTGCCCGGCATTGGCGTGAGGTCAGCACAGCTCATTGTCAGCGGAAGGCGTTATTCTAAAATCAGATTCGAACATTTGAAGAAAATGGGGGTGGTGCTCAAGCGCGCGAAATACTTCATCTACGATAGCGACGTGCCGCGAGAACTCCACAAGCTTTACCCCGAGATGATTCGCCCCTTGCTCATAGCGGGCAAGCCCAAGAACGATCAACTCGACCTGTTCGACACCATGCCCGCCGCACTGCCACAGCCAAAAGCCGCACCATACACTAACGCTTTGTCAATCGCAAACAACTAA
- a CDS encoding TIGR03915 family putative DNA repair protein translates to MSLAIHYDSTFDGFLSAVFEIYRQHLDVSCFVAERTYEAEREVATDLFALPFHVETSEESANRLRRAITNAASKDVLNLLETCFRSEDANIEMNILAYLRKLFAGLDPNYGRNPSSLEMIPLITIARSVRREMDNMYGMVRFNKAPDGMYIAEIEPKYDILEMIVGHFRCRYPNGTWAIIDVKRGFGVYYENYRTHFVTVPDPSYISAHAPPDEFTRMWKSYYDTMAIKERLNPRLLRRCLPVRYWKHLPERSLSNYSAKNIGNVVPPQLPSEVAKSNASASIRLK, encoded by the coding sequence ATGTCCCTCGCCATTCATTACGATTCTACTTTCGACGGCTTCTTGAGTGCCGTTTTCGAGATTTACCGCCAGCATCTCGATGTTTCTTGCTTTGTTGCCGAACGCACGTACGAAGCGGAACGTGAAGTGGCAACCGACCTTTTCGCGCTGCCCTTCCACGTTGAAACCTCCGAAGAATCCGCCAACCGCCTCAGGCGTGCCATTACCAACGCCGCAAGCAAAGACGTCTTGAACTTGCTCGAGACTTGTTTCCGTTCCGAAGACGCGAACATTGAGATGAACATTCTTGCGTATTTGCGCAAGCTTTTTGCGGGGCTTGACCCGAATTACGGCCGCAATCCGTCAAGTCTCGAAATGATTCCGCTCATTACCATCGCGCGTTCTGTGCGTCGCGAGATGGACAACATGTACGGAATGGTACGTTTCAACAAAGCGCCTGATGGCATGTACATCGCCGAAATCGAGCCCAAGTACGACATTCTCGAAATGATTGTCGGGCATTTTCGGTGCCGTTACCCCAATGGCACATGGGCGATTATCGATGTCAAGCGAGGCTTTGGCGTCTATTACGAGAATTACCGGACTCATTTTGTAACGGTTCCTGACCCGAGTTACATTTCGGCGCACGCCCCTCCAGATGAATTCACGCGCATGTGGAAGTCTTACTACGACACGATGGCGATCAAGGAGCGGCTCAACCCGCGCCTCCTTCGACGTTGCCTGCCTGTACGCTACTGGAAACATCTTCCTGAACGTTCGTTATCGAACTACTCGGCGAAAAACATCGGAAATGTAGTGCCGCCGCAACTTCCATCTGAAGTCGCCAAATCAAACGCATCCGCATCCATAAGGCTCAAATAG
- a CDS encoding cellulase family glycosylhydrolase has translation MEKIKDMNGSSVKPGFFVQDSFLYSKDNEKVVLRGVNHMFIWTDREGKTIPEIAKTGANCVRIVWNTRGRISDLDNIISLCIANGMIPIPEIHDTTGNWDRLSDALEFWLREETLQMIYNHQEYLILNIGNEPGDKAQSADDFFNAYNIIVTKLRASGVRVPIMIDADEWGQNEKNLLNVGPKLLQADPEHNLIFSIHMWWPTERHNPVATGYETVKDRIKGTLEESLKRKIPLIVGEFAPVAAGGVREIPYKFIMSECERLNIGWLAWSWGPGNFDSPEMDMTVHGSYNTLIGWGKEVAVDSPLGIQNTSVIPNFIQNKDFTTGSQGTGANIIENGEFNAEDPLSGWTTDFWGGKGDVTVKDGVVRFDIKKGGKDSWNLQFKQHFALHKGVTYIFSMRAKADKPRTLNVNIKKDCETYTPYANGRILDLSTSWQNFSWKFTMKEETDLDAVLIFDMGGVPISWNLADVSLVHARSVADRLNRTFQRNVQKNSGYFNAPNGPWELHLYSTDGKLLEILDKGKGGEGMRQYPKIERSGIMVIKDIG, from the coding sequence ATGGAGAAAATTAAAGACATGAACGGCTCATCTGTGAAACCGGGCTTTTTCGTTCAAGATTCTTTTCTGTATAGCAAGGACAACGAAAAGGTTGTTCTTCGTGGTGTAAACCACATGTTTATTTGGACGGATCGTGAAGGCAAGACCATTCCCGAAATTGCAAAGACTGGCGCAAACTGTGTAAGAATTGTTTGGAATACGCGTGGCCGCATCAGCGACCTCGACAATATCATTTCGCTTTGTATTGCCAACGGCATGATTCCTATTCCGGAAATTCATGACACGACCGGTAACTGGGACCGCTTGAGCGACGCCCTTGAATTTTGGCTTCGCGAAGAAACGCTCCAGATGATTTACAATCATCAGGAATACTTGATTTTGAACATCGGTAACGAACCGGGTGACAAGGCCCAGAGCGCCGATGACTTTTTCAATGCCTACAACATCATCGTTACAAAGCTCCGCGCCTCCGGCGTGCGTGTGCCGATCATGATCGACGCCGATGAATGGGGCCAGAACGAAAAGAATTTGTTGAACGTGGGCCCGAAGCTTTTGCAGGCAGACCCCGAACACAACTTGATTTTCTCGATTCACATGTGGTGGCCGACCGAACGCCACAATCCGGTGGCAACAGGCTACGAAACCGTCAAGGACCGCATCAAGGGTACGCTCGAAGAATCCCTCAAGCGTAAGATTCCCCTGATTGTCGGTGAATTTGCTCCGGTGGCTGCAGGCGGTGTTCGTGAAATTCCGTACAAGTTTATCATGTCGGAATGCGAACGCTTGAACATCGGCTGGCTCGCATGGAGTTGGGGTCCGGGAAACTTCGACAGCCCGGAAATGGATATGACAGTTCACGGCTCCTACAATACGCTTATTGGCTGGGGCAAGGAAGTCGCTGTCGACAGCCCTCTAGGCATCCAGAATACGAGCGTGATTCCGAACTTTATCCAGAACAAGGATTTCACGACCGGTTCTCAGGGAACTGGTGCGAACATCATCGAAAACGGCGAATTCAACGCCGAAGATCCGCTTTCTGGCTGGACAACCGACTTCTGGGGTGGAAAGGGCGACGTGACCGTCAAAGACGGCGTTGTGCGTTTCGACATCAAGAAGGGCGGCAAGGATTCCTGGAATCTCCAGTTCAAGCAGCATTTTGCGCTCCACAAGGGTGTAACGTACATCTTTAGCATGCGCGCCAAGGCCGATAAGCCCCGTACGCTGAACGTGAACATCAAGAAGGACTGCGAAACTTACACGCCGTACGCAAACGGTCGTATTCTCGACTTGAGCACGAGCTGGCAGAACTTCAGCTGGAAATTTACGATGAAGGAAGAAACCGACCTCGATGCCGTGCTCATCTTCGACATGGGCGGCGTGCCGATTTCCTGGAATCTCGCCGATGTTTCGCTCGTTCATGCCCGCAGCGTTGCCGATCGTTTGAACAGAACGTTCCAGCGCAACGTGCAAAAGAACTCCGGTTACTTCAACGCACCGAACGGCCCGTGGGAACTGCACCTGTACTCCACAGATGGCAAACTCCTCGAGATTCTCGACAAGGGCAAGGGCGGGGAAGGCATGCGTCAGTATCCGAAGATCGAACGCAGCGGCATCATGGTTATCAAAGACATCGGATAA
- a CDS encoding formate/nitrite transporter family protein: MINFIKSIYSGLCIGLGGTVYLSCDNKILGSFLFGLGLFTILNFGFNLFTGKVGYFVNNKINYWGFLGIVWFGNFIGTFIFAKLMAATRYGAALQAKANALCVIKDGDDFASLLVLGIFCGMLMFIAADGYKTVENQVGKVLIVFLPVMVFILSGFEHCIADMFYFSLAGDFSMTMLKALVAITIGNSIGGGLIPLMQKLNAKSAKA, translated from the coding sequence ATGATTAATTTTATCAAGTCTATATACTCCGGTTTGTGCATTGGGCTCGGCGGAACAGTTTACCTTTCTTGCGACAATAAAATCCTCGGATCGTTCTTGTTCGGGCTCGGCCTTTTTACGATTTTAAATTTCGGGTTCAACCTTTTTACAGGCAAAGTTGGTTACTTTGTCAACAATAAAATTAATTATTGGGGCTTTTTGGGAATTGTCTGGTTCGGGAATTTTATCGGAACTTTCATTTTTGCGAAGTTGATGGCAGCGACTCGTTATGGCGCCGCACTTCAAGCGAAGGCAAATGCTCTTTGCGTTATCAAGGACGGAGACGATTTTGCAAGTTTGCTCGTGCTCGGGATTTTCTGCGGGATGCTCATGTTCATCGCGGCAGACGGCTACAAGACCGTAGAAAACCAGGTCGGGAAAGTGCTTATCGTGTTCCTCCCGGTGATGGTCTTTATTTTGAGCGGTTTCGAGCACTGCATTGCAGACATGTTCTACTTCTCGCTTGCAGGCGATTTTTCAATGACAATGCTCAAAGCGCTTGTCGCGATTACAATTGGCAATTCCATTGGCGGTGGACTCATCCCGCTGATGCAAAAGTTGAACGCCAAGTCCGCGAAAGCGTAA
- the grpE gene encoding nucleotide exchange factor GrpE: protein MAENLDENAERAQFEQDVLKAAQDAMNLEAEANASASSATDNANAEKPADAEGQNAEAPKAEEKAAEQPAAPSAEEILKQQLAESNDRFVRLMAEFENFRRRNAKEQLELIETANGKLLEKLSEVQDNFERAFASENKAKDLEAFEKGMQMIYNQFAKVLTDAGLEQIDPTGKEFDPNLHEALMQQPSETVPEGHVVTVFQKGYKLKNKILKTAKVIVSSGK from the coding sequence ATGGCTGAAAATTTAGACGAAAACGCTGAACGTGCTCAATTTGAACAGGATGTGCTAAAAGCCGCCCAGGACGCAATGAATCTTGAAGCCGAGGCTAACGCTTCGGCAAGCTCAGCAACCGACAATGCCAACGCCGAAAAGCCCGCTGACGCAGAAGGTCAAAATGCAGAAGCACCAAAGGCCGAAGAAAAAGCCGCCGAACAGCCCGCAGCACCTTCCGCCGAAGAAATTTTGAAACAGCAGCTTGCCGAATCCAACGATCGCTTTGTTCGCTTGATGGCTGAATTCGAAAACTTCCGCCGCCGTAACGCCAAGGAACAGCTCGAACTCATCGAAACAGCCAACGGCAAGCTCCTCGAAAAACTCTCTGAAGTCCAGGACAATTTCGAACGTGCTTTCGCCAGCGAAAACAAAGCCAAGGACCTCGAAGCCTTCGAAAAAGGCATGCAGATGATTTACAACCAGTTCGCTAAGGTTCTCACGGACGCAGGCCTCGAACAAATCGACCCGACCGGCAAGGAATTCGACCCGAACCTCCACGAAGCTCTGATGCAGCAGCCCTCCGAAACAGTCCCGGAAGGTCATGTTGTCACCGTATTCCAGAAGGGTTACAAGCTCAAGAACAAGATCCTGAAGACCGCAAAGGTTATCGTTTCCTCCGGAAAATAA
- a CDS encoding HigA family addiction module antitoxin produces MNKHIETPTIGEILNEEFLIPMGLSAYKVAQAINVPISRIQDILHDRRRITVDTSLRLAKFFGVSDDYFISLQDDIDIRNLKIELAEELEKIKTFVPA; encoded by the coding sequence ATGAACAAGCATATTGAAACACCGACTATCGGAGAAATATTGAACGAAGAATTTTTGATTCCTATGGGGTTGTCCGCTTACAAGGTCGCTCAGGCTATAAATGTTCCCATTTCTAGGATTCAAGATATTCTTCATGACCGTAGAAGGATTACTGTCGATACGTCTTTAAGATTAGCCAAGTTCTTTGGAGTATCTGATGATTATTTCATCTCGCTACAAGACGATATTGATATTCGCAATCTAAAAATTGAATTGGCAGAGGAACTTGAGAAAATCAAAACTTTTGTTCCTGCATAA
- a CDS encoding type II toxin-antitoxin system RelE/ParE family toxin, with amino-acid sequence MIKSFADKDSELIYNQEFSRRLPNTIQKVALRKLMMIDNAKSLDDLRIPPNNRLEQLHGDRIGQYSIRINDQWRICFRMYDGHFYNVEIVDYH; translated from the coding sequence ATGATAAAAAGCTTTGCAGATAAAGACTCAGAGCTCATCTATAACCAGGAATTTTCAAGGCGATTGCCAAACACGATTCAAAAGGTTGCTTTAAGAAAATTAATGATGATAGATAATGCCAAAAGTCTTGATGATTTACGTATTCCGCCAAACAATCGTTTGGAACAGTTACATGGAGATAGAATTGGGCAATACTCTATTCGCATAAATGACCAATGGCGTATATGTTTTAGAATGTATGATGGTCACTTTTACAATGTTGAAATTGTAGACTACCACTAG
- a CDS encoding carbohydrate-binding protein — protein sequence MDTENQGKEYREDRVDIVKNGDGFAVGYTQKGEWLEYTVNVETSGTLPFELSYATGMESASVRFFMDNEPITDTLSLSGTDDFDTYATYKGKTTKELTKGEHVLKVLITSDYVNLDWIAFGKIEGDIMDKRNGTTGILPKFASDAANAFAKNAGVYKVFDLMGNMLGKVRLNAGASLTDIKIGLKIAGYHNGAYIVRNAIGQTVRINLGK from the coding sequence ATGGACACCGAAAACCAAGGCAAGGAATATCGCGAAGACCGCGTGGACATCGTGAAGAACGGCGACGGATTTGCCGTGGGCTACACGCAGAAGGGTGAATGGCTGGAATACACCGTGAACGTCGAAACTAGCGGAACCCTCCCCTTCGAACTTTCTTACGCAACAGGCATGGAAAGCGCAAGCGTACGATTCTTTATGGACAATGAACCCATCACCGATACACTCTCGCTTTCTGGAACCGATGACTTCGATACATACGCTACGTACAAAGGCAAAACAACCAAGGAACTCACCAAAGGCGAACACGTGCTCAAAGTCCTAATAACAAGCGACTATGTAAACCTCGACTGGATTGCCTTCGGTAAAATTGAAGGCGATATTATGGACAAACGCAATGGCACCACGGGCATCTTGCCGAAATTTGCTTCGGATGCTGCAAACGCTTTCGCAAAAAACGCAGGTGTTTACAAGGTCTTTGACCTGATGGGCAATATGCTCGGCAAAGTCCGTCTAAACGCCGGAGCATCGCTGACAGACATCAAGATCGGACTCAAGATCGCTGGTTATCACAACGGAGCTTATATCGTTCGCAACGCCATCGGACAGACTGTCCGAATCAATTTAGGAAAATAA